A genomic stretch from Puntigrus tetrazona isolate hp1 chromosome 6, ASM1883169v1, whole genome shotgun sequence includes:
- the c6h1orf159 gene encoding uncharacterized protein C1orf159 homolog isoform X1, with protein MSRVYYILSAALFVLEIPETKALLENSNDCCERIKRMNETCANITLCDSGLLPVQENSTTFCVSCDSTEQGNSTLLNNTKTSHIVVPVITVIGGPGIAASVLLGTLLISLGLILSVASFFYLKRSNRLPGVFYRRNKAFIFQPSETAVMIPEATSSVRKPRYVRRERPSATSASSSATVATGAVTKVYNV; from the exons ATGAGTAGAGTCTACTACATCCTCAGTGCTGCTCTTTTTGTGTTAGAAATTCCAGAGACCAAG GCACTGCTAGAAAACTCCAATGACTGTTGTGAAAGAATAAAGAGAATGAATGAAACCTGTGCGAATATTACACTCTGTGACTCTG GGCTCCTTCCAGTTCAGGAAAACAGTACAACATTTTGTGTGTCCTGTGACTCAACGGAGCAGGGGAATTCAACTTTACTTAACAATA CAAAGACTAGTCACATTGTAGTACCTGTAATCACAGTGATTG GTGGTCCAGGGATAGCAGCTTCTGTCCTTCTAGGAACTCTACTGATCAGCCTGGGCCTCATCCTCTCAGTTGCATCTTTCTTTTACCTTAAGCGTTCCAACCGCCTCCCTGGTGTCTTCTACAGGCGCAATAAgg CTTTTATATTCCAACCAAGTGAAACG GCTGTCATGATTCCTGAAGCTACATCTTCAG TTCGCAAGCCAAGATATGTGAGGAGGGAAAGGCCATCAGCAACATCAGCATCCAGCAGTGCTACTGTGGCCACAGGGGCAGTAACCAAGGTGTACAATGTGTGA
- the c6h1orf159 gene encoding uncharacterized protein C1orf159 homolog isoform X2, with product MNETCANITLCDSGLLPVQENSTTFCVSCDSTEQGNSTLLNNTKTSHIVVPVITVIGGPGIAASVLLGTLLISLGLILSVASFFYLKRSNRLPGVFYRRNKAFIFQPSETAVMIPEATSSVRKPRYVRRERPSATSASSSATVATGAVTKVYNV from the exons ATGAATGAAACCTGTGCGAATATTACACTCTGTGACTCTG GGCTCCTTCCAGTTCAGGAAAACAGTACAACATTTTGTGTGTCCTGTGACTCAACGGAGCAGGGGAATTCAACTTTACTTAACAATA CAAAGACTAGTCACATTGTAGTACCTGTAATCACAGTGATTG GTGGTCCAGGGATAGCAGCTTCTGTCCTTCTAGGAACTCTACTGATCAGCCTGGGCCTCATCCTCTCAGTTGCATCTTTCTTTTACCTTAAGCGTTCCAACCGCCTCCCTGGTGTCTTCTACAGGCGCAATAAgg CTTTTATATTCCAACCAAGTGAAACG GCTGTCATGATTCCTGAAGCTACATCTTCAG TTCGCAAGCCAAGATATGTGAGGAGGGAAAGGCCATCAGCAACATCAGCATCCAGCAGTGCTACTGTGGCCACAGGGGCAGTAACCAAGGTGTACAATGTGTGA
- the LOC122347189 gene encoding LOW QUALITY PROTEIN: interactor of HORMAD1 protein 1 (The sequence of the model RefSeq protein was modified relative to this genomic sequence to represent the inferred CDS: inserted 1 base in 1 codon): MKPNVWNIKEMLNIPATSGGIKTGKGPGTSDYSSLSDSQFLLGSQMWPDNSQGFTQEMSGQSKGSQHTSQEMKEIMMSSSYSSKPLLFGGDGKISNFTSSKYVGMLDKFEEEKKKXQEKYEREILTHGILQLQESLENTRETLLNRIDGSNDITKVVMEKIGHFFKTVECYLNSVKEGITYQFETLQSRTQIDMGDRDAKCSLAAEELSSGMLNLQQDLEHLKAEQSKEQGMLGKILSQLSNLISIHKPMTGPGSARMIDSEVQTSPSLLQRFCVILAEKEHESKMIRNRPVIYSGKATEQNQCPLTTQKTRNRNAHALPEERQQTVVTEEVSLNASQSLWGTQLVENIEDHGGQKPEKPLQLRESRFVTDAMPPLKIPKRRQKPLNYRGKKRALVLPQRQPVKKKEASFSKGSQQNEDLQFEQKDREPLASLCGNWNMTKSVGGDHLKLQQQATVAPVSTCVAEQPLNPFSLWSEDTDSSQLMVENEVFEPKASVIEGEDGLWQLFDFTNDSE, encoded by the exons ATGAAGCCCAATGTCTGGAATATAAAGGAGATGTTGAATATCCCTGCAACGTCTGG AGGGATAAAAACTGGTAAGGGTCCTGGAACCAGTGACTACTCCAGCCTGAGTGACTCCCAGTTTCTCTTGGGCTCTCAAATGTGGCCTGACAATTCACAAGGGTTTACTCAGGAGATGAGTGGACAGAGCAAAGGTTCTCAGCATACCTCACAGGAA ATGAAGGAAATTATGATGTCCAGCAGCTATAGCTCTAAGCCGCTGTTGTTTGGTGGTGATGGCAAAATCTCAAACTTCACCAGTAGCAAATATGTTGGCATGTTAGACAAAtttgaggaggagaagaaga cccaagaaaaatatgaaag ggAAATTCTCACTCATGGAATTCTACAACTGCAGGAATCTCTGGAAAAT ACCAGAGAGACTTTGTTAAATCGTATTGATGGAAGTAACGACATAACCAAAGTTGTAATGGAAAAAATTGGacactttttcaaaa CAGTTGAATGTTATTTAAACAGTGTGAAAGAAGGTATAACATATCAGTTTGAGACTCTGCAGAGCCGAACACAAATAGATATGGGAGACAGGGATGCCAAG tgCAGTCTGGCTGCAGAAGAGTTAAGCTCAGGCATGCTTAACCTCCAACAGGATCTGGAACATCTGAAAGCAGAGCAGAGCAAAGAGCAGGGCATGCTGGGAAAAATTCTGTCTCAGCTTAGCAATTTGATTTCTATTCACAAGCCGATGACAGGACCTGGCTCTGCTAGAATGATTGACAGTGAGGTTCAGACATCACCCAGTTTATTACAGAGGTTCTGTGTCATATTAGCTGAAAAAGAACACGAGAGCAAGATGATACGCAACAGGCCTGTCATTTATTCAGGAAAAGCAACAGAGCAGAACCAGTGTCCGCTTACAACACAGAAGACACGAAACAGAAATGCACATGCTCTGCCTGAAGAAAGACAGCAGACAGTAGTCACAGAGGAGGTTTCCTTGAATGCTTCACAGAGTTTATGGGGCACACAATTAGTCGAGAACATAGAGGACCATGGAGGACAGAAGCCTGAAAAACCACTGCAATTGAGAGAGAGCCGATTTGTCACTGATGCGATGCCACCACTAAAAATACCTAAGAGGCGCCAAAAACCACTGAATTATAGGGGGAAAAAGAGAGCCCTGGTTCTGCCCCAAAGACAgccggtaaaaaaaaaagaagcaagtTTTTCAAAGGGCAGCCAGCAGAATGAAGACCTTCAATTTGAACAAAAAGACAGAGAACCTTTGGCTTCTCTTTGTGGCAACTGGAACATGACCAAGTCTGTTGGAGGGGATCACCTAAAACTACAGCAGCAGGCGACTGTAGCACCAGTCAGTACGTGTGTAGCTGAACAACCACTAAACCCTTTCAGTTTGTGGTCTGAGGACACAGACAGCTCCCAACTGATGGTGGAAAATGAGGTTTTTGAACCAAAAGCTAGTGTCATAGAAGGAGAAGACGGCCTCTGGCAGCTTTTTGATTTCACTAATGACTCAGAATAA
- the kbtbd12 gene encoding LOW QUALITY PROTEIN: kelch repeat and BTB domain-containing protein 12 (The sequence of the model RefSeq protein was modified relative to this genomic sequence to represent the inferred CDS: inserted 1 base in 1 codon; deleted 2 bases in 1 codon) has protein sequence MDLRAKHGLTLLEQLNRMRDAEQLTDVVLVAEGVSFPCHRAVLSAFSPYFRVMFTCGLRECTNRQVVLRDMPAPSLALLLEYMYSSNLPLTAANVQGISVAAFLLQMDDVFSRCHIYMIDNMDASNCLGIYYYARDLGAEELADQAQHYLRQHFTEVCLGEEVLELEAHQLGAVLGSDDLNISREESILDVVMRWVNYRPGAIGSEEENRARHLPELLKKVRLPLVGADYLKGTLKRNTALLADAECLQIMEEAVEAARLDSDAPPRRLKLRYGMETTDLLLCIGNDGGGIRSRYGSYTERSFCYAPKTGRTLFITSPRYGDALGYVFAGVVTERNDIIVAGELGARRMSRQKERNVEIFMYNKEAQGSWKHLSSAEYRDSYALGSLGENLYLIGGQMKLXNQFLITNSVERWCLQGGPWRSAAPLPMPLAYHSIVRMKGRLYVLGGRTPQSYRTDDEPDRMSNRLLEYDPETNKWSELSPMKYSKYRCSAVTLNGEIYVLGGIGCEGVDRGQSRHCLNVVEIYNPDGDFWRDGPPLPWPLLSLRSNASNAGVVDGKLYVCGYYKGADRHDTITKDILQLDPWENVWTVVAKQALMHDSYDVCLVANLNPRGLMPPPADLVEE, from the exons atggattTGAGAGCCAAGCACGGTTTGACGCTGTTAGAACAGCTAAATCGAATGCGGGATGCTGAGCAGTTAACAGATGTGGTTCTAGTCGCTGAAGGTGTTAGCTTCCCATGCCACCGTGCGGTGCTTTCTGCCTTCAGTCCCTACTTCCGTGTAATGTTCACCTGTGGCCTGCGAGAGTGTACCAACCGTCAGGTGGTGTTAAGAGACATGCCAGCCCCAAGCCTAGCCCTTCTGCTGGAATATATGTACAGCTCCAATCTTCCACTCACTGCAGCCAATGTGCAGGGAATCTCTGTTGCCGCATTTCTTCTACAGATGGATGATGTTTTCAGTCGTTGTCATATCTACATGATTGACAACATGGATGCTTCCAATTGCCTgggcatttattattatgctcGTGATCTAGGGGCAGAAGAGTTGGCCGACCAGGCTCAGCACTATCTACGACAGCACTTCACTGAAGTGTGCCTTGGAGAGGAAGTGCTGGAGTTGGAGGCACACCAGTTAGGGGCTGTATTGGGCTCAGATGATCTCAATATTTCACGGGAAGAGAGCATTTTGGATGTGGTGATGCGCTGGGTGAATTACCGTCCAGGGGCTATAGGCTCAGAGGAAGAGAACCGGGCCAGGCACCTTCCAGAGCTCTTGAAGAAGGTACGTCTTCCACTGGTGGGTGCAGATTACTTGAAGGGGACTTTAAAACGGAACACGGCTCTTCTAGCTGATGCCGAATGTCTTCAGATAATGGAGGAGGCAGTTGAAGCAGCGAGATTGGATTCAGATGCTCCACCTCGTCGACTGAAGCTGCGTTATGGCATGGAGACCACAGACCTCCTGCTCTGCATTGGTAATGATGGAGGAGGCATTCGCTCACGTTACGGAAGCTACACAGAGCGTAGCTTTTGTTATGCTCCCAAAACAGGACGGACACTTTTCATCACCTCTCCGAGATATGGTGATGCACTTGGATATGTCTTTGCTGGGGTAGTGACTGAGAGGAATGACATTATTGTTGCAGGAGAGCTGGGAGCAAGAAGGATGtcaagacagaaagaaagaaatgtcgAGATTTTCAT GTACAACAAGGAAGCCCAAGGATCTTGGAAACACTTGAGCTCAGCAGAGTATCGTGATTCTTATGCTTTAGGCTCTTTGGGAGAAAACCTCTACCTGATTGGTGGTCAAATGAAGC AAAACCAGTTCCTCATCACCAACAGTGTTGAGCGTTGGTGTCTACAGGGTGGACCATGGCGTAGCGCTGCCCCTCTGCCCATGCCACTGGCCTATCACAGCATAGTTCGGATGAAGGGCCGGCTGTATGTACTTGGAGGACGGACTCCACAG TCGTACCGCACAGATGAC GAGCCTGACCGTATGAGTAATCGTCTGCTTGAATACGACCCAGAAACCAACAAGTGGAGTGAACTGAGCCctatgaaatattcaaaataccGTTGCAGTGCAGTCACACTCAATGGGGAAATCTATGTACTAG GTGGTATTGGGTGCGAAGGTGTGGATCGTGGCCAATCACGTCATTGCCTTAATGTAGTGGAGATCTACAACCCTGATGGTGATTTCTGGAGGGATGGTCCACCTTTACCATGGCCTCTCCTATCACTTCGCAGCAATGCATCAAATGCTGGGGTTGTTGATGGAAAACTTTATGTCTGCGGATACTACAAAGGAGCAg ATCGTCACGATACCATTACTAAAGACATCCTGCAGTTGGATCCCTGGGAAAATGTTTGGACTGTGGTAGCAAAGCAGGCTCTGATGCACGACAGTTATGATGTGTGCTTGGTGGCAAATCTGAATCCTCGTGGACTGATGCCCCCTCCTGCTGACTTGGTAGAGGAATGA
- the slc26a6l gene encoding LOW QUALITY PROTEIN: solute carrier family 26 member 6, like (The sequence of the model RefSeq protein was modified relative to this genomic sequence to represent the inferred CDS: inserted 2 bases in 2 codons), protein MDSGQADYNVQREIIDEQRLKERSQRMDPSQIYPPISHRLKKSLSCSTPRLKHSIVGFLPVLSWLPRYSIWDYGMPDLISGISVGIMHLPQGMAYGLLASLPPVFGLYTSLYPPLIYFIFGTSRHISIGTFTILSIMIGSVTERLAPDSNFLIYNGTNVTEEVDIISRDSYRVQVAAAATVLGGLIQVVLGLVQFGFVGTYLSEPLVRGYTTAASAHAVVAQLKYILGVSPKRFIGPLSIVYTLADLFMLLPETHLPTLLASVVSIVVLITAKELNTALRKKLLVPVPVELCTIVVATVISFYTRLNETYKISVVGEIPSGLQRPSIPNANIFSEVVLDXFAMAIVGYAISISLGKTFALKHGYKVESNQELVALGLSNTVGGFFQCFSVCSSMSRSLIQESTGGKTQIAGVVSGGVIVLVTVLKLGSLFQELPKAVLAAIVFVNLKECSKQYYDIVTLWRSSKIDLLIWLVTYVSTVLFNLDMGLGASMGFALLTVIFRTQRPNYSLLGHXPGTELYLDMETHEEVREVPGITIFRSSATMYFANAELYLEALKKKSGLDIGKMLTYKRRQEAKQRRRERRAERRARREAKRQKIALRNASQRSKKVIFSVEEEAGQLMETNGDIHREVELGWREREISTVFVIPETVKTSDGHHTWMYLKGTDPDTATLGSVSDLHDGDTTTLDSSSEDTLSRDLERVSLGSLGKWTWDIHSIILDFSTANFIDTVAIKMLTNIFHDFGEIGVDIYLAGCQALVVEQLERGGFFSDIITEGRVFATVHDAVLYCLKHRGAEMNYENVLDMSGTRL, encoded by the exons ATGGACTCAGGACAAGCAGACTATAATGTACAGAGAGAGATTATAGATGAACAGAGGCTGAAAGAGAGATCTCAGAGAATGGACCCTTCCCAGATCTACCCTCCTATCTCTCATCGGCTGAAGAAATCACTCAG CTGTTCTACACCCAGACTGAAACATAGCATAGTTGGTTTCTTGCCTGTTCTGTCCTGGTTGCCCCGTTACTCTATCTGGGATTATGGCATGCCAGACCTTATCTCTGGCATCAGTGTGGGCATCATGCACCTTCCACAAG gaATGGCATATGGTTTGCTCGCCTCGTTGCCTCCAGTTTTCGGACTCTATACATCCCTTTATCCtccattaatttattttatttttgggacCTCCAGACACATATCTATAG GCACCTTTACCATCCTCAGTATTATGATTGGAAGTGTGACAGAGAGACTGGCCCCTGATTCAAATTTCCTTATTTACAATGGCACTAATGTAACAGAGGAGGTGGATATCATATCTAGAGACTCATACAGAGTGCAGGTTGCTGCTGCTGCCACTGTTCTGGGAGGACTTATTCAg GTTGTATTAGGCTTGGTGCAGTTTGGGTTTGTTGGTACGTATCTCTCAGAGCCCTTGGTCAGAGGTTATACCACAGCTGCCTCTGCTCATGCTGTAGTAGCCCAGTTAAAGTACATCCTTGGAGTCTCACCTAAGCGCTTCATTGGACCGCTGTCTATTGTCTAT ACTTTAGCAGACTTGTTTATGCTGTTGCCAGAGACTCATCTCCCAACTCTGCTGGCCAGTGTTGTGTCCATTGTGGTTCTCATCACTGCCAAAGAACTTAACACTGCACTCAGGAAAAAACTACTGGTGCCTGTTCCAGTTGAGCTCTGCACT ATTGTAGTGGCTACAGTAATATCATTCTACACTCGGCTGAATGAAACCTATAAGATATCAGTCGTTGGTGAGATACCAAGtgg ACTTCAGCGTCCCAGCATTCCAAATGCCAATATCTTTTCAGAGGTGGTGTTGG GCTTTGCGATGGCCATTGTTGGTTATGCAATTTCTATTTCTTTGGGCAAAACCTTCGCTCTCAAACATGGTTACAAAGTAGAGAGCAACCAG GAGCTGGTGGCTTTGGGTCTCAGTAATACAGTTGGAGGTTTTTTCCAGTgcttttcagtttgttcttcAATGTCACGGAGTCTCATTCAAGAAAGCACAGGAGGCAAGACACAG ATCGCAGGAGTAGTGTCTGGTGGTGTTATAGTACTGGTGACAGTACTAAAGTTAGGCTCACTTTTTCAAGAGCTGCCCAAG GCAGTTCTTGCTGCCATTGTATTTGTCAATCTGAAGGAATGTTCAAAGCAGTACTACGACATAGTCACACTGTGGCGTAGTAGTAAAATTGATCTG tTAATATGGTTGGTGACATATGTGTCCACTGTGCTCTTTAATTTGGATATGGGTCTGGGTGCCTCCATGGGTTTTGCTCTGCTGACGGTTATCTTCAGAACTCAACG GCCCAATTACTCACTGCTAGGAC CTCCTGGCACTGAGCTGTATCTCGATATGGAAACACACGAGGAG GTGAGGGAGGTACCAGGCATCACCATATTTCGTTCTTCTGCCACCATGTATTTTGCTAATGCTGAACTTTATCTTGAGgctcttaaaaaaaag AGTGGCCTGGACATTGGGAAAATGCTCACGTATAAGCGCAGGCAGGAGGCCAAGCAGAGACGCAGAGAGAGGCGAGCAGAGCGAAGAGCACGAAGAGAGGCTAAAAGACAG aaaatagctTTAAGGAACGCCTCTCAGAGATCCAAGAAAGTTATATTTTCAGTGGAAGAGGAAGCGGGGCAGTTGATGGAAACAAATGGAGATATACACAGAGAGGTAGAGCTTGGCTGGAGAGAGCGGGAAATCAGTACTGTGTTTGTAATACCCGAGACAGTGAAGACATCTGATGGCCATCACACCTGGATGTACCTTAAGGGCACTGATCCTGACACTGCCACCCTGGGGTCGGTGTCAGATCTACATGATGGGGACACCACCACTCTGGACTCCAGCAGCGAGGACACTTTAAGCCGGGACCTAGAGAGGGTTTCTCTGGGATCCCTTGGGAAATGGACTTGGGACATCCATTCCATCATCTTGGATTTCTCTACGGCTAACTTTATTGATACGGTTGCCATTAAGATGTTAACAAAT ATATTCCACGATTTTGGCGAGATTGGTGTGGACATCTACTTGGCAGGCTGTCAAG CACTGGTGGTGGAACAGCTTGAACGTGGTGGCTTCTTCTCTGATATAATCACTGAAGGACGTGTCTTTGCTACTGTGCATGATGCAGTTCTGTATTGTCTCAAGCATCGGGGAGCTGAGATGAACTATGAGAATGTGCTG GATATGAGTGGGACCCGACTATGA
- the p4htmb gene encoding transmembrane prolyl 4-hydroxylase translates to MMEAQDIIEEDDTAASAPSSSSAPPPRALPRQRVSLQKSSVCSRSYFMVVIFFHVYIINVIALLLYVHYNNGSNAITANRDFTRRDNSHKVTGASDPQPPADSGFPRNMYLPRIEGIRVGHVQKVSLVPGKVHEMKTLSLKPLLFEIPGFLSEEECGVVVRLAQLKGLMESQVMVPEGQEELNQQLNLSPEEIFNFLDLNQDGQLQPHEILTHSRVRDGIWLTSENLKEIYDGLKVDQDGDGLLNLEEFRHLKSDAFQRFLLQRGVERSQLVRNSRHTWLYQGQGAHQVLQDLRKRVTRLTRLPSSLVELSEPLQVVRYEQGGHYHAHHDSGPVYPETACTHTRLAANTTSPFQTSCRYITVLFYLNNVEEGGETTFPVADNRTYEEASLIQNDVDLLDTRKHCDKGNLRVKPIKGTAVFWYNYLSDGRGWVGEQDEYSLHGGCVVTRGTKWVANNWINVDPDYQRQARYQQFVSQQQETQEQEELMSELNSDQHIERHQDL, encoded by the exons ATGATGGAAGCCCAGGACATTATTGAGGAGGATGACACCGCAGCATCagcaccatcatcatcatcagcgccGCCACCGCGAGCTCTGCCCCGTCAGCGCGTTTCTCTGCAGAAGAGCAGCGTGTGTTCTCGCTCCTACTTTATGGTGGTGATTTTTTTCCACGTTTATATAATCAATGTCATTGCACTTCTGCTCTACGTTCATTACAATAACGGATCTAACGCGATAACGGCAAACCGGGATTTTACAAGGAGAGATAACAGTCATAAAGTTACCGGAGCATCTGACCCGCAGCCCCCTGCAGACTCGGGCTTCCCTCGAAATATGTATCTTCCTCGCATTGAAGGAATACGG gtggGCCATGTCCAGAAAGTGTCACTGGTGCCAGGGAAAGTCCATGAGATGAAGACACTCAGTCTAAAGCCCCTTCTGTTTG AGATCCCTGGGTTTCTGTCAGAGGAGGAGTGTGGTGTAGTTGTGCGTCTGGCTCAGCTGAAGGGTTTGATGGAGAGTCAGGTTATGGTCCCTGAAGGTCAAGAGGAACTTAATCAGCAGCTTAACCTCAGTCCTGAGGAAATCTTCAATTTCCTTGACCTCAATCAAGATGGCCAGCTGCAACCGCATGAG ATTTTGACACATTCTCGAGTGAGAGATGGAATCTGGTTAACTTCTGAAAACCTTAAGGAAATCTATGATGGCCTAAAGGTTGATCAGGATGGAGATG GTCTTTTAAATTTAGAGGAGTTTAGGCATCTGAAAAGTGATGCCTTTCAGCGTTTTTTGCTTCAGCGTGGGGTGGAGAGGAGTCAGCTGGTGAGGAACAGCAGACACACCTGGCTCTACCAGGGTCAGGGAGCACATCAGGTTCTTCAGGACCTCCGCAAAAG AGTCACTCGTTTAACGCGACTACCATCCTCACTGGTGGAGTTAAGTGAACCTCTACAAGTGGTGCGTTATGAGCAGGGTGGCCATTACCACGCTCATCATGACAGTGGGCCAGTGTACCCTGAAACAGCTTGCACACACACTCGCCTCGCTGCCAATACCACCTCCCCATTCCAGACGTCCTGCAG GTACATCACAGTTCTGTTTTACCTTAATAATGTAGAAGAAGGGGGCGAGACCACCTTTCCAGTGGCAGATAATAGGACTTACGAAGAAGCG TCACTGATACAGAATGATGTGGATCTGTTGGACACCAGGAAACATTGTGATAAAGGCAACCTGAGAGTGAAGCCCATTAAAGGGACGGCAGTTTTCTGGTACAACTATCTATCTGATGGTAGAG GTTGGGTTGGTGAACAGGACGAGTACTCTCTTCATGGTGGCTGTGTGGTGACACGTGGGACTAAGTGGGTTGCCAATAATTGGATCAATGTCGATCCAGACTACCAGCGGCAGGCACGCTACCAACAGTTCGTTTCTCAACAACAAGAGACGCAAGAGCAAGAAGAACTCATGTCAGAACTGAACTCAGACCAGCACATAGAAAGACACCAAGAcctataa